A stretch of Dasania marina DSM 21967 DNA encodes these proteins:
- a CDS encoding diguanylate cyclase, producing MATALFFSLMILLNSTLVLAEQKRVLVLNSYHEGFHWTDRIMAGVKSVFNEHGDVELFISYMDTKRRAGDEYFKQLRDLYKLKYEFVKFDAIISSDDHALDFLLKYRDELFPGTPVVFSALNDFSPSRIAGHQGYTGVYESYDVSGTIELMLKMHPKTTSISAITDGSRSGDIYKNLIEQAGEKFSNRVTINYLNNLNPEGLRRKLNNLTDNSLVLWAIYLRSPTGDIISVKDSVKLVSLASRFPTYCVWDVVGYGVVGGKITDPNYQGETAAQMASKIIEGKAPSELAVAGSPLVNIFDYGAMKRFGIDVDQVPEDSIIMNKPNRFYELYKRYVWGYTLITLLLIIIIIFLIITIVLKRKSHQYHGMAMRDQLTGLYNRHYLQEVSAQKLSLSLRYQHPLCLLMIDIDYFKDVNDTHGHIIGDKVLQKISKLLVEQSRSEDVVARFGGEEFVVLLDYCALGEAKEKAERIRKYVFALNPNGINVSVSIGVTELRAAESKLSEMLARADLAVYQAKENGRNCVVVI from the coding sequence GTGGCTACTGCATTATTTTTCAGTCTTATGATTTTGCTTAATAGCACGCTAGTACTTGCTGAGCAAAAGCGTGTGTTAGTACTCAACTCCTACCACGAAGGCTTTCATTGGACAGATAGAATAATGGCAGGTGTAAAGTCCGTGTTTAATGAACACGGTGATGTTGAGCTATTTATCAGCTATATGGATACCAAGCGCCGTGCCGGTGATGAATATTTTAAGCAGCTACGCGATCTGTATAAGCTCAAATATGAGTTCGTCAAGTTTGATGCGATTATTTCTTCTGATGATCATGCTCTAGATTTTTTACTTAAATACCGCGACGAACTCTTTCCCGGTACCCCCGTTGTATTCTCGGCCTTAAATGACTTTAGCCCTAGCCGCATTGCCGGCCACCAAGGATATACTGGCGTTTATGAATCTTACGATGTGTCAGGCACCATAGAACTAATGTTGAAAATGCATCCTAAGACAACAAGCATATCGGCAATTACCGATGGTAGTCGTTCGGGTGATATTTACAAAAATCTGATTGAGCAGGCTGGAGAAAAGTTTTCCAATAGGGTAACAATTAATTATTTAAATAATTTAAATCCAGAAGGTTTAAGACGAAAACTCAATAATCTTACCGATAATTCCTTGGTGTTATGGGCTATTTATTTACGGTCGCCTACCGGTGATATCATATCGGTTAAAGATAGCGTCAAACTTGTCAGCTTGGCTAGCCGATTTCCTACTTACTGTGTTTGGGATGTTGTAGGTTACGGTGTTGTAGGCGGTAAAATTACCGACCCTAATTATCAGGGTGAAACAGCAGCACAAATGGCTTCGAAAATTATTGAAGGTAAAGCCCCAAGTGAACTAGCTGTGGCCGGTAGCCCCTTAGTTAATATTTTCGATTATGGGGCCATGAAGCGGTTTGGTATAGACGTTGATCAAGTGCCAGAAGATAGCATCATTATGAATAAACCCAACAGATTTTATGAGTTGTATAAACGCTATGTTTGGGGTTATACACTGATAACCTTGTTATTAATTATCATTATTATCTTTTTGATAATTACTATAGTACTAAAACGTAAAAGTCATCAATATCACGGTATGGCCATGCGCGATCAATTAACGGGTCTTTATAACCGCCATTACCTGCAAGAAGTATCGGCTCAGAAATTATCGTTATCCTTACGTTATCAACACCCGCTGTGCTTATTAATGATTGATATCGATTACTTCAAAGATGTCAATGATACGCATGGCCATATAATAGGTGACAAAGTTTTACAAAAAATTTCCAAGCTGTTAGTTGAACAAAGCCGCTCTGAAGATGTTGTGGCAAGGTTTGGTGGCGAAGAGTTTGTTGTGTTACTTGATTATTGTGCTTTGGGCGAGGCAAAAGAAAAGGCCGAACGCATTCGTAAATATGTTTTTGCATTAAACCCTAATGGTATCAATGTGTCTGTGAGTATCGGTGTTACTGAACTTAGAGCGGCTGAAAGTAAATTATCTGAAATGCTAGCCAGAGCAGATTTGGCAGTCTATCAAGCGAAAGAAAATGGGCGAAATTGTGTGGTTGTTATCTAA
- a CDS encoding MFS transporter, with the protein MDNTAQADHTATNVFDDKRSIVYALFLALVGYAVMVAIPVISTAWVNMLGFTEEQVGRVAGADLLGLSLGAVLTSVLVAKVNRKGLTLVGLLISIVANGLCIVVVDYEQTLWLRLVAGFASGIFTATAIVTLGGVSKPVRAFNLLLLAFAFSTAIELHFLPKLSMSGIYWFFISLSVVCVLFLHWLPSRPQSEAELAMQEAAAAEEEGVENWQVPKFIPFACLFAIALTYVNIGGYFTYIELAAHADGVAKEWVGPVLTWSSLFTIVGCVLAAMCGRLGLFKPLFIAYVLMATAVLMLGGGITNTKIAVSLFIFMAMWTFGDIFQYAMIAHMDKRGTYIALVPSVQGFGQFIGPNIAASIIGAGLGYNAVFIVCGLTALLALLVYVGIFIYMHRRKLAHNEAVKTA; encoded by the coding sequence ATGGATAACACTGCTCAGGCTGATCACACAGCCACAAATGTATTTGATGATAAACGTTCTATAGTCTATGCATTATTTTTAGCCTTGGTGGGTTATGCGGTGATGGTGGCTATCCCGGTTATTAGTACCGCCTGGGTTAACATGTTAGGTTTTACCGAAGAACAGGTAGGTAGGGTAGCTGGGGCCGACTTGTTGGGCTTATCCCTAGGTGCCGTGCTCACTTCCGTGTTAGTCGCCAAAGTGAATCGCAAAGGTTTAACTTTAGTAGGCTTGCTCATATCCATAGTGGCTAACGGCTTGTGCATAGTAGTGGTCGATTACGAACAAACGTTATGGTTGCGCTTGGTAGCAGGCTTTGCCAGCGGCATTTTTACCGCAACCGCCATTGTGACCTTGGGTGGGGTAAGTAAGCCGGTACGCGCTTTTAACCTATTATTGTTAGCCTTTGCTTTTTCAACGGCCATAGAGCTACATTTTTTACCGAAATTAAGCATGTCCGGCATCTACTGGTTTTTTATCAGCTTAAGCGTGGTGTGTGTTTTATTTTTACACTGGCTGCCCAGTAGGCCGCAGAGTGAAGCCGAGCTGGCCATGCAAGAGGCTGCAGCCGCGGAAGAAGAAGGGGTAGAAAACTGGCAGGTGCCTAAATTTATCCCTTTCGCCTGCTTGTTTGCGATAGCACTTACCTATGTCAATATTGGCGGCTACTTTACCTATATAGAATTGGCCGCTCATGCCGATGGCGTTGCTAAAGAGTGGGTAGGCCCAGTGTTAACCTGGTCGTCTTTGTTTACCATTGTGGGTTGTGTGCTAGCCGCCATGTGTGGCCGCTTAGGGTTGTTTAAGCCCTTATTTATCGCCTATGTACTCATGGCTACGGCGGTACTGATGTTAGGTGGCGGTATTACCAATACCAAGATAGCGGTGAGTTTGTTTATCTTTATGGCCATGTGGACCTTTGGTGATATTTTTCAATACGCGATGATAGCGCATATGGATAAGCGCGGTACCTATATAGCCTTAGTGCCCAGCGTGCAGGGCTTTGGCCAGTTTATAGGCCCCAATATCGCCGCCTCAATTATAGGCGCGGGGCTGGGTTATAACGCAGTGTTTATCGTCTGCGGCCTAACAGCTTTACTAGCGTTACTGGTGTATGTGGGTATATTTATTTATATGCACAGGCGTAAGCTTGCGCATAATGAGGCTGTTAAAACGGCATAG
- a CDS encoding NUDIX domain-containing protein, whose protein sequence is MRLLKSTVHPAISTIDSKHISRKASRAIVLDGHNILLLYTQRYHDYSLPGGGIDEGEDAIAGLIRELTEETGAQNISNIEEFGRYEEFRPWYKDDANIIHMQSYCYTCDIDAELLAPSFEAHEISNGMQPLWINIHEAISHNETTMATSDKKGLSIERETFLLKQIVAELL, encoded by the coding sequence ATGCGTTTATTAAAATCCACGGTTCACCCTGCCATATCGACTATTGATAGTAAGCACATTAGCCGCAAGGCCAGCCGAGCCATAGTGCTAGACGGCCATAACATACTGCTGCTATACACCCAACGCTATCACGACTACAGCCTACCGGGCGGTGGTATAGACGAAGGGGAAGATGCTATTGCCGGTTTAATACGTGAATTAACCGAAGAAACCGGCGCGCAAAACATTAGCAATATTGAGGAATTCGGCCGGTATGAGGAGTTTAGGCCCTGGTATAAAGACGATGCCAACATCATCCATATGCAGTCTTACTGCTATACCTGTGATATTGATGCAGAGTTGCTGGCTCCCAGCTTTGAGGCCCATGAGATTAGCAATGGCATGCAGCCCCTATGGATCAACATCCATGAAGCGATTAGCCATAATGAAACCACTATGGCGACTAGTGACAAAAAAGGCCTATCGATAGAACGAGAGACCTTTTTATTAAAGCAGATTGTGGCTGAGCTGCTGTAG
- a CDS encoding carbon starvation protein A, with the protein MLIFIICISVLALGYKFYSPFVEKQAGIDPLAETPQIRFAEGVDYVAIHPVKAFLIQFLNIAGVGPIFGPILGALYGPIALVWIVLGNVLGGAVHDYFSGVMSIKEDGKSLPEIAGHYYNVVFKGFMLIFTAMLLFFVGVVFIMSPAGLLSNLSYFQDTFFANNTFWVLVILAYYFFATLLPIDKIITKFYPVFGLLMIVMTTLIAISLLINAPHLPVTGDFFAYFSADHSHDILQANPDGLPTWPLLFITITCGAISGFHSTQAPIITRCLSNEKYVRPVYYGAMICEGLVACVWALAGIAAFPDGYIELKAMLAQGGPGLVVNHIASSYLGVLGGIMAIIAVAVFPITSGDTAFRSLRLTLVDAFNIPQSARNRLLLALPILTIAYFMTKLDFTVIWRYFAFSNMLLSTSVLWLATKYLFDRGTFHWVASVPAVITTSVTLSYISTAAIGLNLSADLAQAIGVGAAIIGLLLLGLFHIKHKGQQPTNASI; encoded by the coding sequence ATGCTCATCTTTATTATCTGTATTAGCGTGCTGGCCCTTGGTTACAAATTTTACAGCCCTTTCGTTGAAAAGCAGGCTGGGATCGACCCCCTTGCCGAGACTCCGCAAATCCGCTTTGCCGAAGGGGTCGATTATGTGGCCATACACCCAGTTAAAGCCTTCTTGATCCAGTTTTTAAACATTGCCGGGGTGGGGCCAATTTTCGGTCCCATATTAGGTGCCTTATATGGCCCTATCGCACTTGTGTGGATAGTATTAGGGAATGTATTGGGTGGCGCCGTACACGATTATTTTTCTGGGGTGATGAGCATCAAGGAAGACGGTAAAAGCTTACCGGAAATAGCTGGCCACTATTACAACGTGGTGTTTAAAGGTTTTATGCTGATATTTACCGCCATGCTGCTGTTTTTTGTAGGTGTGGTATTTATTATGAGCCCCGCTGGTTTACTGAGTAACCTGTCGTATTTTCAAGATACGTTTTTTGCCAACAATACCTTTTGGGTGTTGGTTATTTTAGCGTACTACTTTTTTGCCACGCTATTACCCATAGATAAAATAATCACTAAATTTTACCCCGTTTTTGGTTTGCTGATGATAGTGATGACCACGCTTATTGCCATATCACTCTTGATTAACGCACCCCACTTGCCGGTAACCGGCGATTTTTTCGCTTATTTTAGCGCTGATCATAGCCACGATATTTTACAAGCCAACCCTGACGGCTTACCCACCTGGCCGTTGCTGTTTATTACGATTACCTGTGGCGCAATAAGTGGCTTTCACTCCACCCAGGCGCCAATTATTACCCGTTGCCTAAGCAATGAAAAATATGTGCGGCCGGTATACTACGGTGCCATGATATGCGAAGGGCTAGTCGCTTGTGTATGGGCCCTTGCAGGGATAGCCGCCTTTCCTGATGGCTATATTGAACTTAAAGCCATGCTAGCCCAAGGTGGGCCTGGTTTAGTGGTTAATCATATCGCCAGCAGCTACTTAGGTGTATTGGGCGGTATTATGGCGATTATTGCCGTGGCGGTATTTCCAATTACCTCAGGGGATACGGCCTTTCGCTCGCTGCGCCTGACCCTAGTCGACGCCTTTAATATTCCACAGAGTGCGCGTAATCGCTTGTTACTGGCATTACCTATTCTTACCATTGCTTACTTTATGACTAAGCTGGATTTCACGGTAATTTGGCGTTATTTCGCTTTTTCTAATATGTTGCTATCGACCAGCGTGTTGTGGCTGGCCACTAAATACTTATTTGACCGAGGTACCTTCCACTGGGTCGCCAGTGTACCCGCGGTGATTACGACCAGCGTAACCCTGTCATATATCTCGACAGCGGCTATAGGATTAAATTTATCTGCCGACTTGGCACAAGCTATTGGTGTTGGCGCGGCGATTATTGGCTTGCTACTGCTGGGGTTATTCCATATCAAACACAAGGGGCAACAACCTACAAACGCATCAATATAG